A window from Candidatus Hydrogenedentota bacterium encodes these proteins:
- the rpiB gene encoding ribose 5-phosphate isomerase B: MKIAVACDHAGFEPPEPLYKPAIVAHLKELGHEVVDCGVFGPESVDYPDIANEACAAVLEGRAERCVFLCGTGVGISIAANRHPGIRAATCATPDMARLSREHNDANAICLGRRILTLDQCLELVDIWLATPFSGGERHCRRICKLG; this comes from the coding sequence ATGAAAATAGCCGTCGCCTGCGACCATGCAGGTTTCGAGCCGCCGGAACCCCTTTACAAGCCCGCCATCGTGGCGCATCTCAAGGAACTGGGCCACGAGGTGGTGGACTGCGGCGTGTTCGGCCCGGAGTCTGTGGACTATCCCGACATCGCCAACGAGGCCTGCGCCGCCGTCCTTGAGGGCCGGGCCGAGCGCTGCGTGTTCCTGTGCGGCACGGGGGTGGGCATCAGCATCGCGGCCAACCGCCATCCGGGCATCCGCGCCGCCACCTGCGCCACGCCGGACATGGCCCGGCTTTCCCGCGAGCACAACGACGCCAACGCCATCTGCCTGGGCAGGCGCATCCTTACCCTGGACCAGTGCCTGGAACTGGTGGACATCTGGCTCGCCACCCCGTTCAGCGGCGGCGAGCGGCACTGCCGCCGCATCTGCAAGCTCGGTTGA
- a CDS encoding threonylcarbamoyl-AMP synthase, giving the protein MIQPAAADETGLRRAVEVLDRHGVVGCPTETVYGLAVNPLSETALEALFTVKSRDRGRPVLLVVNAPEQLAPLVDGISDAAGACIRQFWPGPLSLLFPASPGLPDAVTAGSGRVCIRQTSHPVAAALCRAWGGGLTSTSANLTGEPPALTAGDACLEGVGLVLDGGTLAPSEPSTVFDPDTRTVLREGKITREMLRRAGVL; this is encoded by the coding sequence ATGATTCAGCCCGCCGCCGCGGACGAGACCGGCCTGCGCCGCGCCGTGGAGGTGCTTGACCGCCACGGCGTGGTGGGCTGCCCCACGGAAACCGTCTACGGCCTCGCCGTGAACCCCCTTTCTGAAACCGCCCTGGAGGCGCTGTTCACCGTGAAAAGCCGGGACCGGGGCCGCCCCGTGCTGCTGGTGGTAAACGCTCCGGAACAGCTTGCGCCGCTGGTGGACGGCATTTCGGACGCCGCCGGGGCGTGCATTCGCCAGTTTTGGCCCGGTCCGCTTTCCCTGCTCTTCCCGGCGTCGCCGGGGCTTCCGGACGCCGTGACGGCGGGTTCCGGGCGGGTCTGCATCCGCCAAACCTCGCATCCCGTGGCGGCGGCCCTGTGCCGCGCATGGGGCGGCGGGCTCACCTCCACCTCGGCCAACCTCACCGGCGAGCCGCCCGCGCTGACCGCAGGAGACGCCTGTCTGGAGGGGGTTGGCCTGGTTTTGGACGGCGGGACGCTGGCGCCGTCCGAACCGTCCACCGTTTTTGACCCCGACACACGGACTGTGCTCCGCGAGGGGAAAATCACCCGCGAGATGCTGCGCCGGGCCGGTGTCCTGTAA
- the rdgB gene encoding RdgB/HAM1 family non-canonical purine NTP pyrophosphatase, with product MAETLLIGSGNLKKAKELAELLAGLPWEVKSLRDFPSVDEPEETGETFAENALLKAQYYSDAFGVACVADDSGIVVDALDGAPGVYSARYSGPEADDHKNNMKLLDELAEVPWHERTAHFACHAVLVRPGHPPHFVSGRVDGHISMAPFGNNGFGYDVVFVPMGYDVTFAEMPPEEKHKLSHRGEAMGKMRAHLEGLA from the coding sequence ATGGCTGAAACCCTGCTCATCGGTTCGGGAAACCTGAAAAAGGCGAAAGAGCTCGCCGAACTTCTCGCGGGGCTTCCGTGGGAGGTGAAAAGTTTGCGGGATTTCCCGTCCGTGGACGAGCCCGAGGAGACCGGCGAGACCTTTGCGGAGAACGCCCTGCTCAAGGCGCAATACTACAGCGACGCCTTCGGCGTGGCCTGCGTCGCGGACGATTCGGGAATCGTGGTGGACGCCCTGGACGGCGCGCCCGGCGTGTATTCCGCCCGCTACTCGGGGCCGGAGGCCGACGATCACAAGAACAACATGAAGCTTTTGGACGAGTTGGCGGAGGTGCCGTGGCACGAGCGCACCGCCCATTTCGCCTGCCATGCCGTGCTGGTCAGGCCGGGACATCCCCCACACTTCGTCTCGGGCCGGGTGGACGGCCACATTTCCATGGCGCCCTTCGGCAACAACGGCTTCGGCTACGATGTCGTGTTTGTGCCCATGGGCTATGATGTGACCTTTGCCGAGATGCCGCCGGAGGAAAAGCACAAGCTCAGCCACCGGGGCGAGGCCATGGGCAAAATGCGCGCCCATCTGGAGGGGCTGGCATGA
- the rph gene encoding ribonuclease PH, which yields MRTDGRADNALRSVRIERGYTKHAAGSVLISMGDTRVLCTAMFEDRLPAWLRGGGRGWVTAEYAMLPGATETRSPRDSSSGGRAREISRLIGRSLRAVTNLRAMGECQVTVDCDVLQADGGTRTAAITGAWVALADAFSLSVKSGHLPESPLTGACAAVSAGLVDGRPLLDLCYAEDARASADFNFVMDDRNRLIEVQGAAEGEPFDRAALNRLLDLGESGIRELLALQREALSNG from the coding sequence ATGAGAACTGACGGAAGAGCGGACAACGCCCTACGTTCGGTGCGCATCGAGCGGGGCTACACGAAACACGCGGCGGGTTCGGTGCTCATCAGCATGGGCGACACGCGGGTGCTTTGCACCGCCATGTTTGAGGACCGGCTTCCGGCCTGGCTGCGGGGCGGCGGCAGGGGCTGGGTCACGGCGGAGTACGCCATGCTGCCCGGCGCCACCGAGACCCGCTCGCCCCGCGACTCCTCCAGCGGCGGCCGCGCCCGCGAAATCAGCCGCCTCATCGGGCGCTCCCTGCGGGCCGTGACCAACCTGCGCGCCATGGGCGAGTGCCAGGTGACGGTGGACTGCGACGTGCTCCAGGCCGACGGCGGCACCCGCACCGCCGCCATCACCGGCGCGTGGGTCGCCCTGGCCGACGCCTTCAGCCTTTCCGTGAAGTCGGGCCATCTGCCGGAGTCCCCCCTGACGGGCGCCTGTGCCGCCGTGAGCGCCGGGCTGGTGGACGGCAGGCCCCTGCTGGATTTGTGCTATGCGGAGGACGCGCGCGCCTCCGCAGACTTCAATTTTGTCATGGATGACCGGAACCGCCTCATCGAGGTGCAGGGCGCCGCGGAGGGGGAACCCTTCGACCGCGCCGCGCTCAACCGCCTGCTGGACCTGGGCGAGTCGGGCATCCGCGAACTGTTGGCACTGCAACGCGAGGCGCTCTCCAATGGCTGA